In the genome of Desulfofarcimen acetoxidans DSM 771, one region contains:
- the xerD gene encoding site-specific tyrosine recombinase XerD, producing the protein MQIMLDNFIYYLAVERGLAENTLSAYRMDLQNFLSFCQDKQIKSWSDAGKNTILMYMMFLKQQAMSPATISRRLAALKSFFRFLTSEQVVEFSPTESMESPKLSQKLPNVLSTSEVELLLMQPKISQPAGIRDKAMLELLYATGIRVSELVDLNLEDVSIAEQFIRCYGKGSKERIVPLGSLSASFVEEYLQKGRVKLIKKAQTTNALFLNHHGQRLTRQGFWKIIKKYGRQGKIDKPITPHTLRHSFATHLLENGADLRSVQEMLGHADISTTQIYTHLTKTRLKEVYKNSHPRA; encoded by the coding sequence ATGCAAATCATGCTGGACAATTTTATATACTATTTGGCGGTGGAAAGAGGTCTGGCTGAAAATACTCTTTCAGCATATAGAATGGATTTGCAAAATTTTTTGTCCTTTTGCCAGGATAAGCAGATTAAATCCTGGAGTGATGCCGGTAAAAACACGATCTTAATGTATATGATGTTTTTAAAACAGCAGGCTATGTCACCGGCAACTATCTCCAGAAGATTGGCAGCCTTAAAATCATTTTTTCGTTTTCTTACCAGTGAGCAGGTAGTGGAGTTCAGTCCAACAGAAAGTATGGAGTCGCCCAAATTAAGTCAAAAATTACCTAATGTTTTGAGTACCTCAGAAGTGGAATTATTATTAATGCAGCCTAAAATCTCTCAACCAGCCGGCATTCGCGATAAAGCAATGCTGGAACTGCTCTATGCCACTGGTATCAGGGTTTCTGAATTAGTGGATTTAAATTTAGAGGATGTCAGTATAGCAGAACAATTTATTCGCTGTTATGGAAAAGGCTCCAAAGAAAGGATAGTACCGCTGGGCAGTCTATCTGCTTCCTTTGTCGAAGAATATTTGCAAAAAGGCAGAGTAAAACTAATCAAAAAAGCGCAGACAACAAATGCACTTTTTTTAAACCATCATGGACAGAGGTTAACCAGGCAAGGTTTTTGGAAAATTATAAAAAAATACGGTCGCCAGGGGAAAATAGATAAGCCTATAACACCTCATACACTGAGGCATTCTTTTGCAACTCATTTATTAGAGAACGGTGCTGATTTGCGTTCAGTTCAAGAGATGCTGGGCCATGCGGATATATCTACAACTCAAATTTATACACACTTGACTAAAACCAGATTAAAAGAAGTCTATAAAAACTCTCACCCCAGGGCTTGA
- the steA gene encoding putative cytokinetic ring protein SteA, with protein MYYKGIARIDKRTKNLVKRLISSDIAIIDHKDLDEVAAQSLLETKVRIVVNASHSLSEDYPNPGPLVLVGSGVHLIDNAGKEIMSAISEGQEIEIVENRILLNGELIAEGKLLSIDYIKEKMLETQKHINRVLSKFVQNTLEYAQNEVGMILGEVEVPETRTVFKNKHTLIVVRGKNYKEDLNAITSYINEVKPVLVAVDGGADALMEFGYQPDVIIGDMDSISDKMLRCGAELIVHAYPNGKAPGLERLNELGLSALVFPAPGTSEDIAMLLAYEKGTDLIVAVGTHSNMYDFLEKGRKGMSSTFLVRLKVGSVLVDAKGVSQLYKSNIKVRYLAQIILAALLPFTIVLVISPTTRELLRLLYIQFRLILGI; from the coding sequence ATGTATTATAAAGGTATAGCTAGGATTGATAAAAGAACTAAAAATTTAGTTAAACGCCTAATATCATCCGATATTGCTATAATTGATCACAAAGATCTTGACGAAGTGGCTGCCCAATCTCTTTTGGAAACAAAGGTACGTATTGTAGTTAATGCCTCACACTCATTAAGTGAGGATTATCCTAATCCAGGTCCGCTTGTCCTGGTAGGTTCCGGCGTGCATTTAATTGATAATGCAGGTAAAGAAATCATGTCAGCCATTTCTGAAGGACAGGAAATTGAAATTGTTGAGAACCGGATATTGCTAAACGGGGAGCTAATTGCTGAGGGTAAGTTATTAAGTATAGATTATATAAAAGAAAAAATGTTAGAAACACAAAAACATATTAACAGAGTGTTGTCAAAGTTTGTACAAAACACACTTGAATATGCGCAAAATGAAGTAGGTATGATTCTTGGTGAAGTTGAAGTACCTGAGACCAGAACGGTTTTTAAAAATAAGCATACACTGATTGTTGTTAGAGGGAAAAACTATAAAGAAGATTTAAATGCCATAACATCTTATATTAATGAAGTTAAGCCTGTTCTGGTAGCGGTTGACGGCGGGGCAGATGCTTTAATGGAATTTGGTTATCAACCTGATGTAATTATTGGTGATATGGATAGTATCAGTGACAAAATGCTGCGATGCGGGGCTGAATTAATAGTACATGCCTACCCTAACGGCAAGGCGCCCGGTTTAGAGAGATTAAATGAATTGGGTTTGTCTGCCTTGGTTTTTCCTGCTCCTGGAACCAGTGAAGATATAGCCATGCTTTTAGCTTATGAAAAAGGTACTGATTTAATAGTAGCGGTAGGAACACATTCCAACATGTATGATTTTTTAGAAAAAGGACGAAAAGGAATGTCCAGCACATTTCTTGTTAGATTAAAGGTCGGTTCTGTATTAGTTGATGCCAAAGGTGTCAGCCAGCTTTATAAAAGTAATATTAAGGTTCGCTATTTAGCGCAGATTATTCTGGCTGCACTGCTGCCATTTACTATTGTTCTGGTAATTTCTCCTACCACAAGAGAATTACTGCGTTTATTATATATTCAGTTCCGGCTAATATTGGGGATATAA
- the spoIIM gene encoding stage II sporulation protein M: MYRAPKTSYDSFFKMNIPFYGIVFLVLCLGITLGSIAACNMQGEQSATIQQLLEYFIKQVGTINFSSIDLIKLSFFNDLLLIVVIYFLGLTVIGMPIMLALIFCRGFILGFTVSFLLKEKAYHGIILAFCSILPQNLLYLPALVAAGATSLSFAILLLKRNFGTGIKLWPVFLSYNGLMLTILTLALGSSLIEAYVTPFLTKFAVRMIT; this comes from the coding sequence GTGTATAGAGCTCCAAAAACTTCATATGATTCATTTTTTAAAATGAATATACCGTTTTATGGTATAGTTTTTCTTGTTTTATGTTTGGGAATAACACTGGGAAGTATTGCTGCCTGTAATATGCAGGGAGAGCAATCAGCGACCATACAACAATTACTGGAATATTTTATTAAACAGGTCGGTACTATAAACTTCAGCAGCATTGACTTGATAAAATTATCTTTTTTTAATGATTTACTACTTATAGTAGTAATTTATTTTTTGGGGTTAACGGTAATAGGTATGCCCATCATGCTGGCACTAATATTTTGCCGGGGTTTTATACTGGGCTTTACGGTTAGTTTTTTGCTCAAAGAAAAGGCGTATCACGGCATAATACTTGCTTTTTGCTCTATATTACCGCAAAATTTACTATACCTGCCGGCGCTGGTGGCAGCGGGCGCAACTTCCTTATCTTTTGCGATACTTTTATTAAAAAGGAATTTTGGGACCGGCATTAAATTATGGCCTGTATTTCTAAGTTATAACGGCTTAATGCTGACAATTCTGACTTTGGCTTTGGGCTCGAGTTTGATTGAAGCCTATGTTACACCTTTTTTGACCAAGTTTGCTGTGAGAATGATAACTTAA
- a CDS encoding DUF3866 family protein: MIRIRQGIVVEVLSSRPGYTEVFTEISGVRQKAVNYDFLTGTVKKGDRVILNTTAVHKNLGTGGTHFIMANIDNSEINARLPGHIMKMRYAPAQVKVLAVEEAESPHAEIINNTKSLEQTPVIVGTLHSMLPVAASVCCHETGGNANIVFIMTDGAALPMPLSQTVHELKQKNILSATVTYGHAFGGDYEAVNIYTALLAAKAVARADIIIVAMGPGIVGTGSEFGFTGVEQGEIINAVNILGGSPIAIPRISFADARERHRGISHHTCTSLGKIALTPCLVALPDLEQRLNDMLEKQLLLSGIRKKHVIKYYNSSHTGEVLQKYGLRVKTMGRGFSEDPAFFMACGAAAMAAVETCKKG; encoded by the coding sequence GTGATCAGAATCAGGCAGGGTATTGTAGTTGAGGTATTATCCTCAAGACCAGGTTATACCGAGGTTTTTACAGAAATATCCGGTGTCAGGCAGAAAGCTGTTAACTATGATTTTTTGACAGGTACCGTAAAAAAAGGCGACCGGGTAATTTTAAATACTACTGCCGTGCATAAAAATTTGGGTACCGGGGGTACCCATTTTATTATGGCCAATATCGATAATTCGGAAATAAATGCCCGGTTGCCAGGACATATAATGAAAATGCGCTATGCACCGGCACAGGTGAAAGTACTGGCGGTCGAGGAAGCTGAAAGTCCTCATGCAGAAATAATCAATAACACAAAATCTCTGGAACAAACGCCTGTAATAGTAGGAACGCTGCACAGCATGCTCCCGGTTGCGGCAAGTGTCTGCTGCCATGAAACGGGAGGAAATGCAAATATTGTTTTCATTATGACTGACGGTGCTGCCCTGCCCATGCCTTTAAGTCAAACCGTACATGAATTAAAACAAAAAAATATTTTGTCAGCTACTGTTACCTATGGTCATGCTTTTGGCGGTGATTATGAAGCTGTAAATATATATACAGCTCTCTTGGCGGCCAAGGCTGTGGCGAGAGCCGATATTATTATTGTCGCCATGGGCCCGGGGATTGTCGGAACCGGTTCTGAATTTGGTTTCACCGGTGTTGAGCAAGGTGAAATTATCAATGCTGTTAATATTCTGGGCGGCAGTCCTATAGCCATACCCAGAATTAGTTTTGCTGATGCCAGGGAAAGACATAGGGGTATAAGTCATCATACTTGTACCTCACTAGGCAAAATAGCTTTAACCCCCTGTCTGGTGGCTCTTCCTGATTTGGAGCAGCGTTTAAACGACATGCTGGAGAAACAATTACTTCTCTCCGGCATCAGGAAAAAACATGTAATAAAATACTATAACAGCTCGCACACCGGAGAGGTCTTGCAAAAATACGGGCTAAGAGTAAAAACCATGGGCCGGGGCTTTAGTGAAGATCCAGCTTTCTTTATGGCCTGCGGTGCTGCCGCAATGGCGGCAGTTGAAACATGCAAAAAGGGCTAA
- a CDS encoding phosphopentomutase: MHRRVLLIVLDSVGIGELSDAGLYGDNGSNTLANIAQAVNGLNLPNLAAMGLGNIADIQGVLPAALPSGAYGKMAEKSKGKDTTTGHWELAGLILEKAFPVYPQGFPPEIINEFERLIGRPVLGNKVASGTEIIEELGEEHMKTGYPIVYTSADSVFQIAAHEETIRLDELYRMCKTARNLLTGEHAVGRVIARPFIGQPGSFERTANRHDYSLKPPRKTILNLLNEKGIIVTGVGKIHDIFAGEGINRSIHIEGNMDGVDKIIDLLGEDSSGLIFANLVDFDSKYGHRNDPKGYAAALEAFDSRLPEITSRMRKSDILIITADHGCDPTTKGTDHTREFIPLLVFGQDIKSVNLGVRACFSDMAATLGELWDIKYPEGKSFWQELRKEGAQSDENV; this comes from the coding sequence TTGCACAGAAGAGTATTATTAATAGTATTAGACAGTGTAGGTATTGGTGAATTGTCTGATGCCGGGCTTTATGGTGATAACGGGAGCAATACACTGGCTAATATTGCGCAGGCTGTCAATGGGCTGAATCTTCCTAACTTAGCTGCCATGGGTTTGGGTAATATTGCTGATATTCAGGGCGTTCTGCCCGCAGCGTTACCTTCTGGCGCTTACGGTAAAATGGCTGAAAAATCAAAAGGCAAAGATACCACCACGGGACACTGGGAATTAGCAGGGTTAATTCTGGAAAAAGCTTTTCCTGTTTACCCGCAAGGTTTTCCGCCTGAAATTATCAATGAATTTGAGCGACTTATTGGTCGCCCTGTTCTGGGTAATAAAGTTGCTTCCGGTACAGAAATTATTGAAGAGTTGGGCGAAGAGCACATGAAGACCGGTTACCCTATTGTTTACACTTCAGCGGACAGCGTGTTTCAAATAGCTGCGCATGAAGAGACAATCAGGCTTGATGAATTGTATCGGATGTGTAAAACTGCCAGAAACTTGTTGACTGGCGAGCATGCTGTAGGAAGGGTTATAGCCAGACCATTTATTGGCCAGCCGGGTAGTTTTGAACGAACAGCCAACAGGCATGATTATTCGCTCAAGCCTCCCAGGAAGACTATTTTGAACTTACTGAATGAAAAGGGAATAATTGTTACCGGAGTTGGCAAGATTCATGATATATTTGCCGGCGAGGGTATCAACCGGTCAATACATATTGAAGGAAATATGGACGGAGTGGATAAGATTATTGACTTGCTGGGTGAAGATTCAAGCGGGTTGATTTTTGCCAATCTGGTAGATTTTGATTCAAAATACGGTCACCGCAATGATCCTAAAGGCTATGCAGCTGCTCTGGAGGCTTTTGACAGCCGGCTGCCGGAAATTACTTCAAGAATGCGTAAAAGTGATATTTTGATTATCACAGCTGATCATGGTTGTGATCCTACTACAAAAGGTACTGATCATACCAGAGAATTTATTCCCCTGCTGGTATTTGGACAGGATATTAAATCGGTCAATCTGGGGGTAAGAGCTTGCTTTAGCGATATGGCAGCAACTTTAGGGGAATTATGGGATATTAAATATCCTGAAGGAAAGAGCTTCTGGCAAGAGTTAAGGAAAGAAGGAGCACAGTCAGATGAGAATGTATGA
- a CDS encoding copper transporter — MIIDFKYHIASLVAVFLALGIGILIGSTMLGSNSIVETQKQLTNNLNQQMQVLREQNKAVEMRSNNLETNNHILNEFGENVLPVLVENRLLGQKIAIIQTNNLALPNNLKTVLQTAGAKINSVTNIMDDFDISDDKLLPDTLNITPDEDRHNIVQSLSQAVAQGILLGQNTDVINSLVEKGFIKIEGTYGLPVNAVIIIGGSKDNQTVKLADIDFPIIKYFSDSNINIYGVEESDIVYSYMKDYQKKNITTVDNINTIPGQLALVLAMQGRPGNYGIKETAKSLLPPLGVAENAAK; from the coding sequence GTGATTATAGATTTCAAATATCATATTGCTTCTCTGGTAGCGGTTTTTTTAGCTCTGGGAATCGGTATTTTAATAGGCAGTACAATGTTAGGCAGCAATAGCATAGTGGAAACCCAAAAACAGTTAACAAACAATTTGAACCAGCAGATGCAGGTGCTCAGGGAACAGAATAAAGCGGTTGAAATGAGATCTAATAACCTGGAAACCAACAATCATATATTGAATGAGTTTGGAGAAAATGTCCTGCCTGTTTTGGTGGAAAATCGTCTGTTGGGTCAAAAAATAGCCATTATACAAACCAACAACCTTGCCTTGCCTAACAATCTTAAAACAGTGTTGCAGACTGCCGGGGCTAAAATAAATTCTGTGACTAATATTATGGATGATTTTGATATTTCTGATGATAAACTATTACCTGATACTTTAAATATAACACCGGATGAAGATCGCCATAATATCGTACAATCGCTCAGTCAGGCGGTGGCACAAGGCATATTGCTTGGGCAAAATACTGATGTAATTAACAGCTTAGTAGAAAAAGGATTTATAAAAATTGAGGGAACATACGGTTTACCGGTTAATGCTGTGATAATCATCGGTGGCAGTAAGGATAATCAGACGGTTAAACTAGCTGATATAGATTTTCCTATCATTAAATATTTTTCTGACAGTAATATCAATATTTATGGTGTGGAAGAATCAGATATTGTATACTCTTATATGAAGGATTATCAAAAAAAGAATATTACAACTGTAGATAATATAAATACTATACCGGGACAGCTTGCCCTGGTGCTGGCTATGCAGGGTCGCCCTGGTAATTACGGGATAAAAGAAACTGCTAAAAGCTTATTACCCCCCTTAGGAGTTGCCGAAAATGCAGCTAAATAA
- a CDS encoding glycosyltransferase family 2 protein: protein MQLNKKVSVLIPAYNEDRFITATLQAVKSIPEVDKIVVVDDGSQDMTVELARAEGVTLIVSEQNAGKGGALNLGAELVKNDDIIVLLDADLGLTAAEARKLVLPVLANQADMTIAQFPRIKHKGGFGLVKGLAHKGIKYFTRLEMQSPLSGQRAMTKDVFNKILPFASGYGVEVALTINVARMGYKVMEVPVQMTHDLTGRNWKGFVHRGKQFKDVLKELFFLYFKKISN, encoded by the coding sequence ATGCAGCTAAATAAAAAAGTTTCTGTTTTAATACCTGCTTATAACGAGGATAGGTTTATAACTGCAACTCTGCAGGCTGTCAAGTCTATACCGGAAGTAGACAAAATAGTAGTTGTGGATGACGGCTCTCAGGATATGACCGTAGAACTTGCGCGTGCTGAAGGAGTAACTTTAATAGTTTCTGAACAAAATGCCGGTAAAGGCGGGGCGCTTAATTTAGGGGCTGAGTTGGTTAAAAATGATGATATTATTGTTTTGCTGGATGCTGATTTAGGCCTAACGGCGGCAGAAGCCAGAAAACTGGTTTTGCCGGTATTGGCTAACCAGGCTGACATGACAATTGCTCAATTTCCCCGAATAAAGCATAAGGGAGGCTTCGGGCTGGTCAAGGGGCTTGCTCACAAAGGTATTAAATATTTTACTCGTTTAGAGATGCAGTCCCCTCTATCCGGGCAGCGGGCAATGACTAAAGATGTATTCAACAAGATATTACCCTTTGCTTCGGGTTATGGTGTGGAGGTGGCTCTAACTATAAATGTGGCCCGTATGGGCTACAAGGTCATGGAGGTGCCTGTACAAATGACACATGATTTGACAGGCAGAAATTGGAAAGGTTTTGTACATAGAGGCAAACAATTTAAAGACGTTTTAAAAGAACTGTTCTTTTTGTATTTTAAGAAGATAAGTAATTAA
- the spo0A gene encoding sporulation transcription factor Spo0A, with the protein MMRKAIKLLIADDNREFCELMKDFFSKQDDLEICGIAYNGLEAIDIIKEHKPDIAILDIIMPHLDGIGVLEKLASGIVSKRPKVIMLTAFGQESVTQRAVELGADYYVLKPFDFSVLATRVRQLSDGITVNQYISVSKPKNLDVAVTNIIHEMGVPAHIKGYHYLRDAILMVINEVNLLGAVTKELYPMIAEKYHTTPSRVERAIRHAIELAWDRGNVEMMTKYFGYTINLDRGKPTNSEFIAMVADKLRIEAKVS; encoded by the coding sequence ATGATGAGAAAGGCCATAAAGCTTCTAATAGCAGATGATAATAGGGAATTTTGTGAACTAATGAAAGATTTTTTTAGTAAACAAGATGACCTGGAAATTTGCGGAATTGCGTACAATGGTTTAGAAGCAATTGATATCATTAAAGAACATAAACCAGATATTGCAATTTTGGATATTATCATGCCTCATTTAGATGGCATAGGCGTATTAGAAAAACTAGCTTCCGGTATTGTATCCAAGCGACCAAAAGTAATCATGCTCACTGCTTTTGGACAGGAGTCTGTTACACAAAGAGCAGTTGAATTGGGAGCAGATTATTATGTGCTTAAACCTTTTGATTTTTCCGTGCTGGCTACCAGAGTGAGGCAGTTATCCGATGGTATTACTGTAAATCAATATATTTCTGTGTCCAAGCCTAAAAATCTTGATGTAGCAGTAACCAATATTATTCATGAAATGGGAGTACCTGCTCATATTAAAGGATATCATTACCTTCGCGATGCAATTTTAATGGTAATTAATGAGGTTAACCTGCTGGGTGCGGTAACTAAAGAACTCTATCCAATGATTGCTGAAAAATACCATACTACTCCAAGCAGGGTTGAAAGAGCTATCCGCCATGCCATAGAGCTGGCTTGGGATCGTGGGAATGTAGAAATGATGACCAAATATTTCGGGTATACCATTAATCTGGACAGAGGTAAACCGACTAATTCAGAATTCATAGCTATGGTAGCGGATAAGTTGAGAATTGAAGCTAAAGTGAGTTGA
- a CDS encoding pyrimidine-nucleoside phosphorylase, with protein sequence MRMYDIILKKRRGLVLTAEEINFFIEQYSRDKIPDYQAAALLMAIFFRGLDAEETAALTLAMANSGDRADLSSIPGLKVDKHSTGGVGDKTTLVLIPMVAAAGVPVAKMSGRGLGHTGGTIDKLESISGFRVNLDPEEFISQVNNIKAAVVAQTGQLAPADKKLYALRDVTATVDSIPLIASSVMSKKIAAGADAIVLDVKTGCGAFMRETEDAFKLARTMVSIGKRVNLPTVALITDMDQPLGNAVGNALEVKEAILTLQGKGPSDLEELCLALGSQMLLAAKKVKTDKEGRQLLLELLKNGKALQKFKDIISAQGGQVEVFDNPELLSKADLIKSVKASSDGYILGIHAEMIGNAAMLSGAGRETKDAEVDLRAGIVLHKKIGDKISAGDTLAVLYTNRPEKEAEIIRIIQEAFISGSQKPFLPPLIHGIVKPGDV encoded by the coding sequence ATGAGAATGTATGATATTATTCTGAAAAAAAGACGCGGCCTGGTATTGACAGCAGAAGAGATTAATTTCTTCATTGAGCAGTACAGCAGGGATAAAATACCGGATTACCAGGCTGCAGCACTGCTTATGGCAATATTTTTTCGTGGTTTGGATGCTGAGGAAACAGCAGCCTTAACTCTGGCAATGGCTAATTCAGGTGACCGGGCGGATCTGTCTTCTATACCGGGACTGAAGGTAGATAAACACAGCACCGGAGGGGTAGGAGACAAAACTACATTGGTCTTAATTCCAATGGTTGCCGCTGCAGGAGTTCCTGTAGCCAAAATGTCGGGGAGAGGCCTGGGACATACGGGTGGGACAATTGATAAATTAGAGTCAATATCAGGATTTCGGGTTAATCTTGATCCAGAGGAATTTATTTCTCAGGTCAATAACATTAAAGCCGCGGTAGTAGCTCAAACCGGGCAGCTTGCCCCGGCGGATAAGAAACTTTATGCTCTGAGGGATGTTACAGCAACAGTAGACAGTATCCCTCTAATAGCTTCCAGTGTAATGAGTAAGAAAATTGCCGCCGGAGCGGATGCTATTGTGCTGGATGTAAAAACCGGTTGCGGAGCTTTTATGAGAGAAACAGAAGATGCTTTTAAACTGGCACGCACTATGGTATCCATAGGAAAGAGGGTAAACCTGCCTACAGTGGCCTTGATAACGGATATGGATCAACCTTTAGGTAATGCAGTAGGTAATGCCTTGGAGGTCAAAGAGGCTATATTAACCTTGCAGGGCAAGGGACCGTCTGACCTGGAGGAACTTTGTCTGGCTCTGGGCAGCCAAATGCTTCTGGCGGCTAAGAAGGTTAAAACAGATAAAGAGGGGCGGCAATTGCTGTTAGAGCTATTGAAAAACGGTAAAGCGCTGCAAAAATTTAAAGACATTATATCTGCCCAGGGTGGACAGGTTGAGGTTTTTGATAACCCGGAACTTTTATCAAAGGCAGACTTAATAAAAAGTGTCAAAGCATCCAGTGATGGCTATATTTTAGGAATTCACGCAGAAATGATTGGCAATGCGGCTATGCTCTCCGGGGCAGGCAGAGAAACAAAAGATGCTGAAGTGGATCTCAGGGCGGGAATAGTTCTTCATAAAAAAATTGGTGATAAAATATCTGCCGGGGATACCCTGGCGGTTTTGTATACAAATAGACCTGAGAAGGAAGCGGAAATAATTAGAATTATTCAAGAGGCATTTATTTCAGGTTCACAAAAACCTTTTCTGCCTCCATTAATACATGGAATTGTAAAACCGGGGGATGTGTGA
- a CDS encoding M20/M25/M40 family metallo-hydrolase: MVNRDRLINEFLQMVQIDSLSGRERQIADYLKDKLISLGLSVTEDAAGEKAGGNAGNIIAKIPANNSSAPVIMLCSHMDTVEPGIGVKPVIKDNFICSQSDTVLGSDDKAGIAAILEAIRQVKENDVPHGGIEVVFTIWEEGGLFGAKYLDYSLLEAKIGYVLDSDGTPGTIITRAPSQDKIYAEIHGRAAHAGINPEDGINAILVAANAIAGLNLGRIDEETTCNIGVICGGKATNIVPDLVKIEGETRSLDVSKRQAQNKVICRAIEQAAERFDTKADINVEPEYTSFNLSEDSLSVKIAIKAAQNLGLTPRLEKTGGGSDANVFNNMGIETANLGIGMRKVHTKEEYIAIEDLINNARYVVEIIKTAGELSL; the protein is encoded by the coding sequence TTGGTTAACAGAGATCGTTTGATTAACGAGTTTTTGCAAATGGTGCAAATCGATAGCTTATCAGGCCGGGAAAGACAAATCGCTGACTATTTGAAGGATAAATTAATTTCCCTGGGATTAAGTGTGACAGAGGATGCAGCCGGGGAAAAAGCCGGCGGCAATGCCGGCAATATAATTGCTAAAATCCCGGCCAACAACAGCAGTGCCCCTGTTATTATGCTTTGTTCTCACATGGATACTGTCGAACCAGGTATAGGAGTAAAGCCTGTTATTAAAGATAATTTCATCTGCTCCCAGAGTGATACCGTCTTAGGTTCGGATGATAAGGCCGGTATTGCTGCTATTTTAGAAGCAATCAGGCAGGTTAAAGAGAACGATGTTCCTCACGGGGGTATTGAAGTCGTCTTTACTATTTGGGAGGAAGGCGGGCTTTTTGGTGCCAAGTATTTGGATTACAGTCTGCTGGAGGCAAAAATAGGGTATGTGCTGGACAGCGACGGGACTCCCGGCACCATTATTACCAGGGCACCCTCTCAGGATAAGATTTATGCTGAAATCCACGGGCGTGCAGCGCATGCAGGTATAAACCCGGAAGATGGTATTAATGCTATACTGGTGGCGGCTAATGCTATAGCCGGGCTTAATTTGGGCCGGATTGACGAAGAGACTACCTGTAATATAGGTGTGATTTGCGGTGGTAAAGCAACTAACATTGTTCCTGATTTAGTGAAAATTGAAGGAGAAACCAGAAGTCTTGATGTCTCAAAAAGACAGGCGCAAAATAAGGTTATTTGCCGTGCTATAGAGCAGGCGGCTGAAAGATTTGATACAAAAGCGGACATTAACGTAGAGCCTGAGTATACCAGCTTTAATCTGTCTGAAGATAGCCTGTCAGTAAAGATTGCGATAAAAGCCGCACAAAACCTGGGTTTAACCCCGCGCTTGGAAAAAACAGGCGGCGGCAGTGATGCCAATGTATTTAATAATATGGGTATTGAGACAGCTAATCTTGGTATTGGAATGCGTAAAGTACATACTAAAGAAGAATATATAGCAATTGAAGATCTGATTAACAATGCCAGGTATGTAGTGGAAATAATCAAAACAGCCGGTGAATTAAGTTTATAA